The genomic DNA ATCAGGCGCAGTCAAGACTGTTAGTAAAAGCAAGTAACGCAGCGTGCCATCAGACAAATCCGCCGCAGATTGTTCGCGCCGCAAAGTTTTCCAACGTAAGCGGAGATGTACGCGTTGGTCGGCAGCGGGCGGAAAAACAAGCTCTTCATAGTCGCCGCCGAAAGCCGCGCGCATTGCCGAATCAATGCTGCGTTTGAATTCGCGGTCACCAGTGTACAGAGTATGCAGCACAGCTATGAGGTTTTGCCCATCAGATTCAAGATGTTTCTCAAAGCGAGAAACAACGGCTTGTCTAATTTTTGCGTCTTGTCCAACATTGACATCTTGCAAAATAAAAATGCGACTTAACTTATTACGAACTCTCATAAGGCTAGGGGCTCCAGCGGTATGCGATGGAAGAAGTCCAAACCAAAGTTCATCTTGCCGAAGATCTTGCCCGCCTGTATTTAGCAATTCTATTTCCTGAGATGAATCCCCGCTATTTCTATCAAAGGAAGTCACAACTAAAGGTGCTTGAATGTCAGTTAACTGTTTGACCGCTACGGTTTCTTTAGATACCGAATATGAATTTGTATAACCAAATCGGGCTAACTCAAATATGCACCTAAAGTCAGGATCAAATGTTTTCAAATCAACACTTATGGATGCAGCGACTCCATCCCATAAAATAGACTCCATTCCACCTGACATCTGCACATACTTTGACAGCCTGCTTTGTGCTGAAACTGCTATCAATTCAAGCATTCGCAATAAATTCGATTTCCCCGTTCCATTCTGACCAATCACCACATTCAAATCGCCCGGCTGCCAACTCACATTTTTGAGCGACCGGAACCCGGCAATATCAAGCTGTTTGATCTTCATTTGGAT from Acidobacteriota bacterium includes the following:
- a CDS encoding AAA family ATPase, whose amino-acid sequence is MKIKQLDIAGFRSLKNVSWQPGDLNVVIGQNGTGKSNLLRMLELIAVSAQSRLSKYVQMSGGMESILWDGVAASISVDLKTFDPDFRCIFELARFGYTNSYSVSKETVAVKQLTDIQAPLVVTSFDRNSGDSSQEIELLNTGGQDLRQDELWFGLLPSHTAGAPSLMRVRNKLSRIFILQDVNVGQDAKIRQAVVSRFEKHLESDGQNLIAVLHTLYTGDREFKRSIDSAMRAAFGGDYEELVFPPAADQRVHLRLRWKTLRREQSAADLSDGTLRYLLLLTVLTAPDSPMLIAIDEPETGLHPTMLPIIAEFAVEASSRTQVVFTTHSPQFLDAFTDTKPTTTVARWENGETLLNTLDGEELRYWLAEYSLGELFRSGELEALTT